TTAAAATGAATGTTAAAAGGATATTTTTAATTGCGTTAATCGCATTGGCGGTATTCGCTTCTGTTAGTGCTGTCAGCGCAGGATGGTTTGGCTTTTTCGATGGAGGTGGTGGTGATGCCACTGTAGACATAATAGACTCTTCTGTGAGTTACAGATGTTACAATTATGTAAACCAGTCTAATCACTCACAAGTCATTAAAAACCTCACATACAATGGAACAGCAAAAATTGATGTTTCAGGCGTGGACCAAGACAGGCTGAAAGAAGATTTACAGCACGGCACAAGGTCTGTTTATGTCAAATTCGGTGATATTGCAAATCATTCAAGTTTCTATGTCAATAGATACACTGTTGAAGATGGGATATTGACATTATATATCAACGGAACTAAGGAGATAAAATCCTCTGATTCAGTAGAACCTGGAGATTCCGGAGTTACAGAGGTAACCGGAGGTCATGTAACAATCTATAAGCAAGCAAGTGGTCTTGAAGAGGCATACACCCTCACTTTCAGATGATGGAGCAATTTTCAAGAAAGCGGAATCCTAGTAATTAGGATTGTCTTTCTTTACTTTTTTTAAAACCATTCCTTTCTAGTGCCTATATAATACAGGGCCAATGTGTTGACAGCTAAAAGGGCTATTGTTTCTATGAAGTTGGACATGGTGATTGTCGATGTTGATGCGCCAAATCCTAAACCGATCATGATTGTCATGGAAAGATTGTTAGCTATGTGCATGGATGAGCTCGCTTCAAGGCCCTTTGTCTTAAGGGCTAAAAATCCATAGGCAAGGCCGCACATGACTGTTCCTATCACTCCTAAAATGGTATATATGTGCAATACGCCAAATATCACTGCCTGAATGATCAATGCCAGAATGGGAATCTTGGACCATGAGCCGACGGTCTGCATGACGAATCCTCTCATTAGGTATTCCTCGCCGACGCACTGAAGGGGCACGATTACCAGGCAGATTAAGAAATACGGCAATGAAAATGTTGTGGGACTTACTTTTCCATGCACCATGGCGTACATGACACAGTAAATCACATATATTGCCAGAGGGATAGTCTGGCATTTGAGGTAAAGCTTCCAGTCCCATCCTCCGCGGGATGAGGAATATGAGGAAAACGGCCTGTCACGAACAACCCTTGAG
This Methanobrevibacter sp. DNA region includes the following protein-coding sequences:
- a CDS encoding CPBP family intramembrane glutamic endopeptidase, translating into MRLRIINQNQPSCRIVKRKSNFFIPSRQTITMNGKNEIPEYATFPRTFEKYRWYKPLLVLAVGVIVYFILIFVMVILFGAIYGTDATNALMGGSYESLNSEAGAYMSFLSVAIILPSLYVASRVVRDRPFSSYSSSRGGWDWKLYLKCQTIPLAIYVIYCVMYAMVHGKVSPTTFSLPYFLICLVIVPLQCVGEEYLMRGFVMQTVGSWSKIPILALIIQAVIFGVLHIYTILGVIGTVMCGLAYGFLALKTKGLEASSSMHIANNLSMTIMIGLGFGASTSTITMSNFIETIALLAVNTLALYYIGTRKEWF